CTACGCTCTTATCCAAGGTACATCTCGAAACCCTAGCGTTAAAAATCAACTATTCCAATATGCTGTTCTTGGATTCGCTCTTTCAGAGGCTACTGGACTATTCGCTCTTATGGTTTCATTCATGATCCTATTCTCTTAATCTCTATTACACTACTTATCCATAATAGTTATTAAGTCTATATTTGAATAGGTCATAGTAGGGAATATATACTTCTAAAAAGGGAATATTACATTCCCATTCCCTACTATATATTGTATATACAAAATATATATATTTATATAAAAAAAGAATTCTATATAT
This sequence is a window from Malassezia restricta mitochondrion, complete genome. Protein-coding genes within it:
- the atp9b gene encoding ATP synthase subunit 9, with protein sequence MLGAAKYIGAGIATLALAGAGIGVGIVFYALIQGTSRNPSVKNQLFQYAVLGFALSEATGLFALMVSFMILFS